The Streptomyces sp. 11x1 genomic sequence CTTCCTGTGGTACACCACCACGCACTGGATGATGTGGAACCTGGTTGCCTCCACGCTGCTGACCGGCGCCGCGACCTGCACCTACGACGGCAGCCCGGCGCCCCTCGCCGAGCCCGACATCCTGTGGAAGCTGGCCGCTCGCCACCGGGTGACCGTCTTCGGCACCAGCCCCCAGTACCTGCTGGGCATGGCCAAGTTCGGCATCGACCCGTCCGTCCACGACCTGTCGTCGATCCGGGTGGTCGGCTGCACCGGCTCCGCCCTGCCCGCCTCCGCCTACCCCTGGGTCCGCGAACACGTCGGCGAGAACGTTCTCCTCGCCTCCATCAGCGGCGGCACGGACGTTGTCTCCGGCTTCGCGGGCAGCGCGCCCAACACTCCCGTGTGGGCGGGGGAGTTGTCCGCACCCCACCTGGGTGTCGCGCTGTCCGCCTACGACGCCGAGGGCTTCCCGGTCGTGGATCAGGTCGGCGAGCTGGTCATCACCCGCCCGATGCCGTCGATGCCGCTGTACTTCTGGAACGACCCCGACGGCAGCCGCTACCACGACGCCTACTTCGCGGTGTACCCCGGCGTTTGGCGGCACGGCGACTGGATCACCCTCACCTCTCACGGCTCGGTCGTCGTCCACGGCCGCTCCGACAGCACCCTGAACCGCAACGGTGTACGCCTTGGCAGCGCCGACATCCACGACGTCGCCGAACGCCTTCCCGAGATCGCGGAAGCCCTGGTCATCGGCGCGGAGGAATCCGACGGCGGCTACTGGATGCCCTTGTTCGTGGTTCTCGCCGCCGGGGCCGAACTGGACGACGCTCTCCGCGACCGCATTCGTGAGGCTATCCGCAGCGGTGCCTCACCCCGGCACGTCCCCGACGAGATCCTCGAGGTACCAGGCATCCCCCACACCCGCACCGGCAAGAAGCTCGAAGTCCCCGTCAAACGCCTCCTCCAGGGTGCCCCGGTCGAGCAGGTCGTCAATCTGGCCACCGTGGATGCTCCCGACCTCATCGACCACTACGCCCGTCTGGGCGCCGAACGCAGGAATCGATCAGCATGACGACCGCACACACCACCCTCGCCATCGTCCTGACCCTGGTCTTCCTCCCCCTGGGGCTGGCGAAGATCGCCGCGGTGCCGTTCATGCGGCAGGCAGCCGCGCACCTGGGCATGTCAGCGGGCCTCTACCGCGTCATCGGCACCCTGGAAGTGGCGGGAGCCGTCGGCCTGCTGCTCGGCCTGTTCGCGGCCCCTCTCGGGGTGGCCGCCGCTGCCGGGCTGGCTCTGCTCATGGCCGCTGCCGCGGTGGTTCACCTGCGCCATGGCGACCCGCCCGTGCAGGCCCTGCCTGCCGCCGTACTGGTTCTGACGGCGCTGGCGTACGCCGGGGCGGTGATCGCCGGCGGCTGACGACCCGGGCGGGCGTCGCTTCGAGCGGGCGAGGACCCCGACCTGGTCCCGAAGGCCGTCAACGAGATCGTCCGCTACGAATCCCCCATCCGCGCCTTCTCCCGCACCGCAGCCCATGACACGGAACTCGCGGGCGTCCCCCTCCGCAAGGGCTCCCGGGTGCTGGTCCTCTACGGCTCCGCCAACCGCGACCCGCTGGAGTGGGACGACCCGGACACCTTCGACATCCGCCGCGACGCCGCCCGCCAACTCGGCTTCGGGCAGGGTTCCCACGGCTGCGCGGGCCAGGGCCTGGCGCGCATGGAGACCTCCGCGTTCCTGCGCGCCCTGGTCGAACGCGTCGACCGCATCGAGGTGACCGGCCCACCCGAGTGGGCCCTGAACAACGTCATCCATCGCCTCGAGCGCCTGCCGCTCGAACTCATCCCCGCCTGAGCCCCGCCGCTCGCCCGTTCGAGCACAGCTGAGGACAGCATCATGAAGATCTCCGTCGACCGTCCCCGCTGCGAAGGCCACGGCCTGTGCGCCGACCAGGCCCCCGACGTCTTCAGCCTGGACGACGACGCCGAACTCACCTACCACTTCGAGGACGCCGACGTCCCCGACGAGCATCAGCCCGCCGCCCGCGCGGCCGTGGGCGCTTGCCCGGTCGCCGCCCTGCGAGTCCTGTCGTGACCACACCGCGCTCGGTGCTCATCGTCGGAGAGTCGCTCGCCGGTATCACCGCCGCCCGCCACCTGCGCAGCCTCGGCCACACCGGACCGGTCACGATCATCGGCGACGAGGAGCACGGCGCCTACTCCCGCCCGCCCCTGTCCAAGGCAGTCCTGAAAGACCCGGCCGCGGACCAGACCCTGGGTCTGTCCCTCGACGGGCTCGACATCGAGGTCATCCGCTCGCCCGCCGTCGCCGCCGACACCCGGCGCCGCACCGTCACAACAACCGACGGCCGCCACGTCGGCTACGACGCGCTGATCGTCGCCACCGGCGCGGCCGCCCGCCGGCTCGCCACGCCCGGGCAGCGGGGAGAACTCGTCCTGCGCACCCTGGACGACGCCCGCCTGCTCCGCGCCCGCCTGGCGGACGCCGACTCGGCGATCGTGATCGGCGCCGGCTTCCTCGGCATGGAGGTGGCCAGTGCCTGCGCCGCCCGCGGCATCCCGGTCACCGTCGTGGACGCCGACCGGCCGCTGCGACGTATCCTCGGCGACCACCTGTCCGCCGAGATCACCGCACGTGCCTCAGCACACGGCATCCGCTTCGTGCGGGTCAGCGGCTTCGCCACCCTGACCGGCGACCCCGTGGGCGGCGTGGCGCTCCCGGACGGCACCGAGCTCACCGCCGCCCTGGTGGTCACCTGCGCCGGAGAAGTGCCCTGCGTCGGCTGGCTGGCAGGGACGGGCCTCGCCGACCGCCTCGGTGTCGGTATCGACGATGCCTGCGCCACCACCGTGCCCGGCGTGTTCGCCGCCGGCGACGTCACCTACCTCCGCGGCGACGGCACACGACCCGACCGGCGTGCGCCCTTCTGGTCCAACGCCGTCGCCCAGGGCAGGACGGCGGCGGCCTCGGCCCTCGGTCTCCCGTCGCCGGGACCAGCGCAGGACGACTACTTCTGGACCGACGTCGCCGGTCTCACCGTCAAGATCGTCGGCCGTCTGCCGCTGCTCGGCGAACCCACCACAGTGCAGGGCAGTGTGGCCGACGGACGTGCGCTGCTGACCTGGAGTCATGCAGACGGAACGTCGACGGCGGTCGCCTACGGACTGCGCAAACCGGTCGCCGCGCTGCGGGCCTTGGCCGCCACGTCCTCGCCACCGTGACCGCGGGGGGAGATGAGCGTCGCGACGTAAGGGAGCCACGGGGCGCGGGCACTGGCCCGCAGCCTCGACGCGGACCAGTTCCGGCGAGCTCTGCTCCACCCTTCCGCCGTGTCG encodes the following:
- a CDS encoding cytochrome P450, with amino-acid sequence MVPKAVNEIVRYESPIRAFSRTAAHDTELAGVPLRKGSRVLVLYGSANRDPLEWDDPDTFDIRRDAARQLGFGQGSHGCAGQGLARMETSAFLRALVERVDRIEVTGPPEWALNNVIHRLERLPLELIPA
- a CDS encoding ferredoxin, with the protein product MKISVDRPRCEGHGLCADQAPDVFSLDDDAELTYHFEDADVPDEHQPAARAAVGACPVAALRVLS
- a CDS encoding DoxX family protein, with translation MTTAHTTLAIVLTLVFLPLGLAKIAAVPFMRQAAAHLGMSAGLYRVIGTLEVAGAVGLLLGLFAAPLGVAAAAGLALLMAAAAVVHLRHGDPPVQALPAAVLVLTALAYAGAVIAGG
- a CDS encoding NAD(P)/FAD-dependent oxidoreductase, with amino-acid sequence MTTPRSVLIVGESLAGITAARHLRSLGHTGPVTIIGDEEHGAYSRPPLSKAVLKDPAADQTLGLSLDGLDIEVIRSPAVAADTRRRTVTTTDGRHVGYDALIVATGAAARRLATPGQRGELVLRTLDDARLLRARLADADSAIVIGAGFLGMEVASACAARGIPVTVVDADRPLRRILGDHLSAEITARASAHGIRFVRVSGFATLTGDPVGGVALPDGTELTAALVVTCAGEVPCVGWLAGTGLADRLGVGIDDACATTVPGVFAAGDVTYLRGDGTRPDRRAPFWSNAVAQGRTAAASALGLPSPGPAQDDYFWTDVAGLTVKIVGRLPLLGEPTTVQGSVADGRALLTWSHADGTSTAVAYGLRKPVAALRALAATSSPP
- a CDS encoding acetoacetate--CoA ligase, with the translated sequence MTVPEPFTTPDPQAVAASHIMDFARHVGMPEADYATLHRWSVNDLEGFWGTVWEYFDIDADTPYEQVLAEQRMPGTRWFPGATLNYAHHALRNLADDAVAIMAFDETGSCYEVTARRLRSQVASVAATLRDLGVGTGDRVVGYLPNTPHAVVAFLAAASLGAVWSVCGQDYAPQAATDRFAQLEPTVLIAADGYLFNGTTHDRRDATLELAGALPTLKATLLVDHVGLPWPSRTYPSPVVPWEDASTRTETLACTPVPFDHPLWVVFSSGTTGLPKGIVHGHGGVLLEHLKTLGLHSDLGPGDRFLWYTTTHWMMWNLVASTLLTGAATCTYDGSPAPLAEPDILWKLAARHRVTVFGTSPQYLLGMAKFGIDPSVHDLSSIRVVGCTGSALPASAYPWVREHVGENVLLASISGGTDVVSGFAGSAPNTPVWAGELSAPHLGVALSAYDAEGFPVVDQVGELVITRPMPSMPLYFWNDPDGSRYHDAYFAVYPGVWRHGDWITLTSHGSVVVHGRSDSTLNRNGVRLGSADIHDVAERLPEIAEALVIGAEESDGGYWMPLFVVLAAGAELDDALRDRIREAIRSGASPRHVPDEILEVPGIPHTRTGKKLEVPVKRLLQGAPVEQVVNLATVDAPDLIDHYARLGAERRNRSA